Proteins from a single region of Belliella baltica DSM 15883:
- a CDS encoding nucleoside permease — translation MSNGIRFRLSFMMFLEFFIWGSWFVTLGTFLGANLSATGTQIATAFSTQSFGAIIAPFIIGLIADRYFNAEKILGLLHIIGGALMFYLFQSTDFVAFYPVLLLYMILYMPTLALVNSVSFNQMKDPEKEFSPIRVWGTIGWIVAGLSISYVFTWDTVENMASGFLKNTFLMAAIASVILGFFSFTLPKTPPKADRSQKLKISEILGFDALGLLKERNFAVFFISSILICIPLAFYYQNANPFLAEIGVSDPTGKMTIGQISEALFLLLLPIFFKRFGFKKTLLLGMIAWVLRYLLFAFGDADNGLFLLIIGIALHGICYDFFFVSGQIYTDSKAGDKFKSSAQGLITLATYGVGMLIGFFVAGKVSDLYLAADGSHDWQSIWMIPSGIAAFVVIFFLIFFKDESKKQSNLS, via the coding sequence ATGAGTAACGGAATTCGATTTCGCCTTTCTTTCATGATGTTCCTAGAATTTTTTATTTGGGGATCATGGTTCGTCACCCTCGGTACATTTCTAGGCGCCAATCTCAGTGCCACAGGAACACAAATTGCCACAGCATTTTCCACACAATCTTTTGGAGCTATTATAGCACCATTTATTATTGGTTTGATTGCAGATCGCTATTTCAATGCAGAAAAAATTCTAGGCTTACTTCACATTATTGGTGGAGCATTGATGTTTTATTTATTTCAATCTACAGATTTTGTTGCATTCTATCCTGTATTGCTTTTATACATGATACTCTACATGCCAACATTAGCTCTAGTTAATTCAGTTTCTTTCAATCAAATGAAAGATCCTGAAAAAGAATTTTCTCCAATTAGAGTTTGGGGGACTATTGGATGGATCGTAGCGGGACTTTCTATAAGTTATGTTTTCACTTGGGATACAGTAGAAAATATGGCCTCGGGATTCTTAAAAAATACTTTCTTAATGGCAGCAATTGCATCAGTGATACTAGGTTTTTTCTCCTTCACTTTACCTAAGACCCCACCAAAGGCAGATCGTTCTCAAAAATTAAAAATCTCTGAGATATTAGGATTCGATGCATTGGGGCTTCTGAAAGAAAGGAACTTCGCTGTATTCTTCATTTCGTCCATTTTGATTTGTATTCCGCTTGCTTTTTATTATCAAAACGCAAATCCATTCTTGGCAGAAATAGGTGTTTCTGACCCTACTGGAAAAATGACCATTGGACAGATCTCGGAAGCTTTATTCCTGTTGCTTCTCCCAATTTTCTTCAAAAGATTCGGTTTCAAAAAAACATTATTACTTGGCATGATCGCTTGGGTATTAAGATATCTCTTATTTGCCTTTGGTGATGCTGATAATGGGTTATTTCTCTTGATCATAGGTATTGCACTTCATGGAATTTGTTATGACTTTTTCTTTGTCTCAGGACAAATTTATACTGATTCAAAAGCAGGAGATAAATTCAAATCCTCTGCTCAAGGCCTCATCACTCTTGCCACATATGGAGTCGGAATGTTGATCGGCTTCTTTGTGGCAGGCAAGGTGTCAGATTTGTACTTAGCCGCAGATGGGTCCCATGATTGGCAATCAATCTGGATGATTCCTTCTGGAATTGCTGCATTTGTGGTAATTTTCTTTTTGATCTTTTTCAAAGACGAATCTAAAAAACAATCAAACCTATCATAA
- a CDS encoding ribonucleoside-diphosphate reductase small subunit yields the protein MQQYEPILQENKNRFVLFPIQHNDIWQYYKKAEASFWTAEEIDLSQDLSDWKNLNDGERHFISHVLAFFAASDGIVNENLAEHFVSEVQYTEAKFFYGFQIAMENIHSETYSLLIDTYIKDNQERDKLLNAIEHIDCVKKKAEWALRWIDNGSFQERLIAFAAVEGIFFSGSFCSIFWLKKRGLMPGLTFSNELISRDEGLHCDFACHLYTEHVKNQLPKETVAMIIKDAVEIEKEFVTDALPVRLIGMNSDLMCQYIEFVADRLLMELGCEKVWNSTNPFDFMDMISLQGKTNFFEKRVGDYQKAGVMKSNEINESPKFSIGEDF from the coding sequence ATGCAACAGTACGAACCAATTCTTCAGGAAAACAAAAATCGTTTTGTTTTATTCCCAATTCAGCACAATGATATCTGGCAGTATTATAAGAAAGCAGAAGCAAGTTTTTGGACTGCAGAAGAAATTGATTTGAGCCAAGATTTGAGTGATTGGAAAAATCTAAACGATGGGGAGAGACATTTTATCTCTCACGTATTGGCATTCTTTGCTGCGAGTGATGGTATTGTCAATGAGAACTTAGCAGAGCATTTCGTGTCTGAAGTACAGTATACAGAAGCAAAATTCTTTTATGGTTTTCAGATTGCTATGGAAAATATTCATTCTGAAACTTATAGCTTACTAATTGATACTTACATTAAGGATAATCAAGAAAGAGATAAATTGCTCAATGCTATCGAGCATATTGATTGTGTAAAGAAAAAGGCAGAGTGGGCTTTAAGATGGATTGATAATGGATCATTTCAGGAAAGATTGATCGCATTTGCGGCCGTGGAGGGAATATTCTTTTCAGGTTCATTCTGTTCTATATTTTGGTTAAAGAAGAGAGGATTGATGCCAGGACTGACATTCTCAAATGAGTTGATTTCTAGAGATGAAGGATTACATTGTGATTTTGCGTGCCACCTTTATACCGAGCATGTTAAAAATCAGCTTCCAAAAGAAACAGTTGCAATGATTATCAAAGATGCTGTGGAGATAGAAAAGGAATTTGTTACAGATGCTTTGCCAGTAAGATTGATCGGGATGAATTCTGATTTGATGTGTCAGTATATAGAGTTTGTAGCAGATAGGTTGTTGATGGAATTAGGTTGTGAAAAAGTTTGGAACAGTACCAATCCATTTGATTTCATGGACATGATCTCTCTTCAGGGAAAAACAAACTTCTTTGAAAAGAGAGTTGGTGATTATCAGAAAGCTGGTGTAATGAAATCAAACGAAATTAATGAATCACCAAAATTCTCCATCGGTGAGGATTTTTAA
- a CDS encoding Gfo/Idh/MocA family protein produces MQKRNILKLGMIGGGPGSFIGAIHRNAALMDGMIEIVAGAFSSNPEKSKQTGKELMLDENRIYASYDEMFEKELQLPKSERIDIVSIVTPNHAHFDPTKKALEMGFHVILDKPLTLDYEEAKELYQVIQKAEGMFCLTHTYTGYPMIKQAKQMIADGVIGEVRKVYVEYPQGWLWTLLESEDNKQAQWRTDPNKSGASGCFGDIGTHAFNLAEYVSGQKVAKICADLDIKVEGRQLDDDGAVLMRFENSASGILTASQIETGAENNLKIKIYGDKGGIEWMQEDCNSLIVRWPDKPAEIYRAGSSYLSSLAQENTRTPAGHPEGYIEAFANIYRNFARCIYAKQNGEEPKKEWLDFPGAEDGIRGMAFVDHVLASSRSDQKWTPFVIEK; encoded by the coding sequence ATGCAAAAAAGAAATATACTTAAGTTAGGAATGATTGGTGGGGGACCAGGATCTTTCATAGGGGCTATTCATAGAAATGCAGCCTTAATGGATGGTATGATTGAAATAGTAGCTGGAGCATTTAGTAGCAATCCTGAAAAATCAAAACAGACGGGTAAAGAATTGATGCTGGATGAAAACCGGATTTATGCTTCTTACGATGAAATGTTCGAAAAGGAACTTCAATTGCCCAAATCTGAGAGAATTGATATAGTTAGTATTGTTACTCCAAATCACGCCCATTTTGACCCAACCAAAAAAGCTTTGGAAATGGGATTTCATGTGATTTTGGATAAGCCTTTGACCTTGGATTATGAGGAAGCAAAAGAACTCTACCAAGTGATCCAAAAAGCTGAAGGAATGTTTTGTCTGACACACACCTACACGGGATATCCCATGATCAAACAAGCCAAGCAAATGATTGCTGATGGAGTGATTGGAGAAGTCAGAAAAGTATATGTAGAATATCCACAAGGCTGGCTTTGGACGCTTTTGGAGTCTGAAGATAACAAACAAGCTCAATGGAGAACTGATCCAAATAAAAGTGGGGCTTCGGGATGTTTTGGAGATATTGGTACGCATGCATTTAATCTGGCAGAGTATGTTTCAGGTCAAAAAGTTGCTAAAATCTGTGCAGATTTGGATATCAAAGTAGAAGGAAGACAGCTGGACGACGATGGAGCTGTTTTGATGCGGTTTGAAAATAGTGCCTCTGGAATACTTACCGCATCTCAGATTGAAACAGGGGCGGAGAATAACTTAAAAATCAAAATTTATGGAGACAAAGGGGGGATAGAGTGGATGCAAGAAGATTGTAACTCCTTGATTGTAAGATGGCCTGACAAACCAGCAGAAATTTATAGAGCAGGGTCTTCTTATCTTTCTTCTTTGGCACAAGAAAACACCAGAACCCCAGCAGGACATCCAGAAGGATATATTGAAGCATTTGCAAACATTTATAGAAATTTTGCTCGTTGTATATATGCAAAGCAAAATGGAGAAGAGCCCAAAAAAGAATGGCTTGATTTCCCAGGTGCAGAAGATGGAATAAGAGGAATGGCCTTTGTGGACCATGTACTAGCGAGTTCAAGATCAGATCAAAAATGGACACCTTTTGTAATTGAAAAGTGA
- a CDS encoding sugar phosphate isomerase/epimerase family protein: MKDRRKFIKISAAMGLGAFLPLQFCSQKKEEQTTQETLISPEEGTLASFGIQLWSVKDNMFEDHVKTIKSLASYGYNQIEGFNAGKGIFWGMKNTEFKTLMDDNGLDFISSHTNTFENLERQAAEAGEIGMKYLINPYVGPQKSMDDFKRLADDFNKQGEICKQNGIRFAYHNHGYTFEELEGQIPQEYLMENTDPDLVDFELDLYWVHTAGHDPLEWLAKYPNRFPLGHVKDKDGSVDRTEPNGSTVIGTGVLDFSTMLKTGRDNGMKYFIVEQERYVDIEPMKAAEKNASYLKSLVF, from the coding sequence ATGAAAGATAGACGGAAATTTATCAAAATAAGTGCAGCCATGGGACTCGGTGCATTTTTACCTTTACAATTTTGTAGCCAAAAAAAAGAAGAACAAACAACTCAAGAAACCTTGATAAGTCCCGAGGAAGGCACCTTAGCGTCATTTGGCATCCAACTTTGGTCTGTAAAAGATAATATGTTTGAAGATCATGTAAAGACGATCAAATCCCTTGCATCTTATGGATACAATCAAATAGAAGGGTTTAATGCTGGAAAAGGGATTTTCTGGGGAATGAAAAACACTGAATTCAAAACGTTGATGGATGACAATGGCCTAGATTTTATTTCTTCTCACACCAATACTTTTGAGAATTTGGAAAGACAGGCCGCTGAAGCAGGTGAAATTGGCATGAAATACCTGATCAATCCTTATGTTGGACCTCAAAAGTCAATGGACGACTTCAAAAGATTGGCCGATGACTTCAATAAACAAGGTGAAATTTGCAAGCAAAATGGAATTCGATTTGCCTATCATAACCATGGATATACTTTCGAGGAATTAGAAGGGCAAATTCCTCAAGAATATCTAATGGAGAATACCGATCCTGATCTGGTAGATTTTGAACTAGATTTATATTGGGTACATACTGCAGGGCATGATCCATTAGAATGGCTGGCAAAATATCCTAATAGATTCCCGCTAGGTCATGTGAAAGATAAAGACGGTAGCGTAGATCGAACTGAACCTAATGGATCAACTGTCATCGGTACAGGTGTTTTAGATTTTTCAACTATGCTCAAAACTGGAAGAGACAATGGAATGAAATATTTCATTGTTGAACAAGAAAGGTATGTTGACATCGAACCCATGAAAGCTGCTGAGAAAAACGCATCTTACTTGAAAAGTTTGGTATTTTAA
- a CDS encoding ribonucleoside-diphosphate reductase subunit alpha: MLVIKRDGRRESVRFDKITSRIEKLCYGLDDRYIQPIEVAKKVIDGLYDGVTTTELDNLAAEICASLTVRHPEYATLAARIAVSNLHKTTSQSFSNTMKRLYTYINPKTEENAALIASDVYGIVKKHAAKLDEAIDYNRDFAYDYFGFKTLERSYLIRLDGKVVERPQHMLMRVAVGIHKEDIDAAIETYNLLSEKWFTHATPTLFNAGTPKPQLSSCFLLTMKDDSIDGIYDTLKQTAKISQSAGGIGLSIHNVRAKGSYIKGTNGVSNGIVPMLRNFDMTARYVDQGGGKRKGSFAIYLEPWHADVKDFLELKRNHGKEEMRARDLFYAMWIPDLFMRRVEQNESWSLFCPNEAPGLADCHSEEFDKLYEKYEREGRARETIKAQELWFEILESQIETGTPYMLYKDAANKKSNQQNLGTIKSSNLCTEIIEYTSPDEVAVCNLASIALPKFVVEGKDGVKKFDHQKLYEITKVATRNLNKVIDVNYYPVEEAKRSNFRHRPIGLGVQGLADAFILLRMPFDSDEARRLNEDIAETMYFAAMETSMEIAKVEGTYETYAGSPVSKGQFQFDHWAVQPKSNRWNWNDLKEKVKKYGVRNSLLIAPMPTASTSQILGNNECFEPYTSNIYTRRTLSGEFIVVNKHLMRDLINLGLWNDNMKNRLIAANGSVQNIPGIPQNIKDLYKTVWEISQKTIIDMAADRGAYICQSQSMNVFLQDPNFGKLTSMHFYAWKKGLKTGMYYLRSQAATSAIQFTVDKSALVDTPTNQVSIDTSVSQQKQDAIACSLDNPDDCEMCGS, encoded by the coding sequence ATGTTAGTAATAAAAAGAGATGGAAGAAGAGAGTCGGTTCGCTTCGATAAAATTACATCTAGAATCGAAAAACTTTGCTATGGATTGGATGATCGATACATTCAACCAATCGAGGTAGCAAAAAAAGTTATCGACGGTTTGTACGATGGTGTAACCACCACAGAGTTGGATAACCTTGCCGCAGAGATTTGTGCTTCTTTGACAGTAAGACACCCAGAGTATGCGACGTTAGCCGCAAGAATTGCAGTTTCCAATCTTCACAAAACTACAAGTCAGTCTTTTTCAAATACAATGAAAAGACTATACACTTATATCAATCCAAAGACAGAAGAAAATGCAGCTTTGATAGCTTCTGATGTTTATGGGATTGTAAAAAAACATGCAGCAAAATTAGATGAGGCTATTGATTATAATAGAGACTTTGCCTACGATTATTTTGGGTTTAAGACACTAGAAAGAAGCTATCTAATTCGGTTAGACGGAAAAGTTGTAGAGCGTCCTCAACATATGTTGATGCGTGTAGCTGTAGGAATTCACAAAGAAGATATTGATGCTGCAATAGAAACTTACAATTTATTATCTGAAAAGTGGTTTACCCATGCCACTCCAACACTTTTCAACGCAGGTACACCAAAACCACAGCTTTCATCTTGCTTCTTATTGACCATGAAAGATGACAGTATTGATGGGATATATGACACTTTAAAGCAGACAGCCAAAATATCTCAATCAGCAGGAGGTATTGGTCTTTCTATTCATAATGTGAGAGCAAAAGGATCCTATATCAAAGGTACAAATGGTGTCTCCAATGGCATCGTACCTATGCTTAGAAACTTTGATATGACAGCGCGTTATGTAGATCAAGGTGGAGGAAAAAGAAAAGGCAGTTTTGCAATTTATTTAGAGCCTTGGCATGCAGATGTGAAGGATTTCTTAGAGTTGAAAAGAAATCATGGTAAGGAAGAAATGAGAGCAAGAGATTTGTTCTATGCGATGTGGATTCCGGATTTATTCATGAGAAGAGTAGAACAAAATGAGTCTTGGTCACTTTTCTGTCCAAATGAAGCTCCTGGTTTGGCTGATTGCCACAGTGAGGAATTTGACAAATTATACGAAAAGTATGAAAGAGAAGGTCGAGCAAGAGAGACAATAAAAGCTCAGGAGCTTTGGTTTGAGATTCTTGAGTCTCAAATAGAAACTGGAACGCCTTATATGTTGTATAAAGATGCTGCGAATAAGAAATCGAATCAGCAAAATTTAGGTACAATCAAGTCTTCAAACTTGTGTACCGAAATCATAGAATACACTTCACCTGATGAAGTTGCTGTTTGTAATTTAGCAAGTATCGCTCTTCCAAAATTTGTTGTAGAAGGGAAAGATGGTGTGAAGAAATTCGATCATCAAAAATTATATGAAATCACCAAAGTGGCAACTAGAAACCTCAATAAGGTGATAGATGTCAACTATTATCCCGTGGAAGAGGCAAAAAGATCAAATTTCCGTCATAGACCTATTGGTCTTGGTGTTCAAGGTTTGGCCGATGCATTTATTCTATTAAGGATGCCATTTGATTCTGATGAAGCGAGAAGGTTGAATGAAGATATTGCTGAGACCATGTATTTTGCGGCTATGGAAACTTCTATGGAAATAGCAAAAGTAGAGGGCACCTACGAGACTTACGCTGGTTCGCCAGTGTCTAAAGGTCAATTCCAATTTGACCACTGGGCTGTTCAGCCAAAATCAAATAGATGGAATTGGAATGACTTGAAGGAGAAAGTGAAGAAATACGGTGTGAGAAATTCACTTTTGATTGCACCAATGCCGACAGCTTCTACTTCTCAAATCTTAGGAAATAATGAATGTTTCGAACCTTATACTTCAAATATCTACACGAGAAGAACACTCTCGGGAGAATTTATTGTAGTGAACAAGCATTTGATGAGAGATTTGATCAACTTGGGTCTTTGGAATGATAACATGAAAAATAGACTCATTGCTGCAAATGGTTCTGTTCAAAATATTCCAGGGATCCCACAAAACATCAAAGATCTTTACAAGACTGTTTGGGAAATTTCCCAAAAAACAATCATTGATATGGCAGCAGACAGAGGTGCCTACATTTGTCAATCACAAAGTATGAATGTGTTCTTGCAGGATCCAAACTTTGGTAAGTTGACATCTATGCATTTTTATGCTTGGAAGAAAGGTCTTAAGACTGGTATGTATTACCTCAGATCTCAAGCTGCTACTAGTGCGATACAGTTTACTGTAGATAAATCGGCACTAGTTGATACGCCTACAAATCAAGTGTCAATAGATACAAGTGTATCTCAACAAAAACAAGACGCAATAGCTTGCTCTTTGGATAATCCAGATGATTGCGAGATGTGCGGGAGTTAA
- a CDS encoding gluconate 2-dehydrogenase subunit 3 family protein codes for MAMNRRDAIKSFALVMGGAMVGANVIFTGCTPEDQIVGLEFSPEQIAFLDEIGEAIIPTTDTPGAKAVGIGEFMVMMVKDTYNGDQQSTFISGLNALKKDFKAANSKDFMDATLEERTAFLNEMNKKANSSEDKEPKVIGMLKDLTILGYFTSEIGATQQLRFVEVPGRFDPCVDYKKGDKVFAI; via the coding sequence ATGGCAATGAATAGAAGAGACGCAATAAAAAGCTTCGCCTTGGTAATGGGTGGAGCAATGGTAGGAGCCAATGTCATCTTCACGGGGTGTACTCCTGAGGACCAAATTGTAGGTTTAGAGTTCAGTCCTGAACAAATCGCATTTTTAGATGAAATTGGAGAAGCAATAATTCCTACTACTGATACCCCTGGCGCAAAAGCTGTTGGTATCGGGGAGTTCATGGTGATGATGGTCAAAGATACCTACAATGGCGATCAGCAATCCACATTTATTTCTGGTTTAAATGCTCTGAAAAAAGACTTTAAAGCGGCAAATAGCAAAGATTTTATGGATGCTACATTAGAAGAAAGAACAGCTTTCCTAAATGAAATGAACAAGAAGGCGAATTCTAGTGAAGATAAAGAGCCTAAGGTGATCGGAATGCTAAAGGATCTTACCATTCTTGGTTATTTCACATCAGAAATTGGTGCTACTCAACAGTTGCGATTTGTAGAAGTTCCTGGAAGGTTTGATCCTTGTGTTGATTATAAAAAAGGAGATAAAGTATTTGCGATTTAA
- a CDS encoding GMC oxidoreductase — translation MANQYDAIVVGSGISGGWAAKELTEKGLKVLLLERGKNVEHIKDYKTATKAPWEIPHRGRRTIEMIENHPNLKRDYVLNEANLDWWAHESDSPYVEKKPFTWFRGNTVGGRSLLWGRQSYRLADLDFEANLKQGIAVDWPIRYADLAPWYSYVEKFAGISGSKDGIPHLPDGEFQKPMELNCVEKDVAARIKEKYGDARHMTIGRVANITEPIQARSNCQYRNKCWLGCPFGGYFSTQSSTLPAAAKTGNLTLRPYSIVSRLLYDKDTKKATGVEVIDSETNEVIEFTSKIVFLCASSFGSTSILMRTATDIWPEGLGSSSGELGHNVMDHHFRVGANGTMEGYEDKYYFGRRPNGIYIPRFRNIGDDKRDYVRGFGYQGSASRSGWSRNVAEMNFGAPLKEALSEPGPWSMGITAFGEILPYHENTIKLSKTVVDKWGLPALEMNAEIKENEKKMRVDMMNDAAEMLEASGLKNVNTFDSGYTFGQGIHEMGTARMGRDPKTSVLNGNNQVWDAKNVFVTDGACMTSAAAQNPSLTYMALTARAAAFAVEELKKGNL, via the coding sequence ATGGCAAATCAATATGATGCAATTGTTGTCGGATCCGGTATTAGTGGTGGTTGGGCAGCGAAAGAATTAACTGAAAAAGGACTAAAAGTCCTTCTCTTAGAAAGAGGGAAAAATGTAGAGCATATCAAAGATTATAAAACTGCAACAAAAGCACCTTGGGAAATACCACACAGAGGACGAAGAACGATTGAGATGATTGAAAATCATCCAAATTTAAAAAGAGATTATGTTCTAAACGAAGCAAACCTAGACTGGTGGGCTCATGAGTCAGATTCTCCCTATGTAGAGAAAAAGCCATTCACATGGTTTAGAGGAAATACAGTAGGAGGTAGATCTTTACTTTGGGGAAGACAAAGCTATAGACTTGCAGACTTGGACTTTGAGGCGAACCTCAAACAGGGAATTGCAGTAGATTGGCCAATCAGGTATGCAGACTTAGCTCCTTGGTACAGCTATGTTGAAAAATTTGCTGGTATATCGGGTTCAAAAGATGGCATCCCTCATCTTCCTGATGGAGAATTTCAAAAGCCAATGGAGCTTAACTGTGTTGAAAAAGACGTGGCTGCTCGCATTAAAGAAAAATATGGTGATGCAAGACACATGACTATTGGAAGGGTTGCTAATATCACTGAGCCAATCCAAGCACGAAGCAATTGCCAGTATAGAAACAAATGTTGGTTAGGATGTCCATTTGGAGGGTACTTTAGTACACAATCTTCTACCTTACCAGCAGCAGCGAAAACTGGAAATCTTACCTTGAGACCATATTCCATTGTGAGCAGATTGCTTTATGATAAGGATACTAAGAAAGCTACTGGTGTAGAAGTAATAGATAGTGAAACAAACGAAGTCATTGAATTCACATCTAAAATAGTTTTCCTTTGCGCTTCTTCTTTTGGATCTACTTCTATTTTGATGCGAACAGCAACAGATATTTGGCCTGAAGGTCTAGGCAGTAGCTCTGGAGAGTTAGGGCACAATGTGATGGATCATCATTTTAGAGTAGGTGCCAATGGAACTATGGAAGGATATGAAGACAAATATTATTTTGGTAGAAGACCAAACGGAATTTATATCCCGAGATTTAGAAATATAGGTGATGACAAGAGAGATTATGTCAGAGGATTTGGTTACCAAGGATCAGCAAGTAGATCAGGTTGGAGCAGAAATGTAGCGGAAATGAACTTTGGAGCTCCTTTGAAAGAAGCATTAAGCGAACCAGGACCATGGAGTATGGGAATTACAGCCTTTGGCGAAATTCTCCCTTACCATGAAAACACGATTAAGTTAAGTAAAACTGTTGTGGATAAATGGGGACTTCCAGCCTTGGAAATGAATGCTGAAATCAAGGAGAATGAAAAGAAAATGCGTGTAGATATGATGAATGATGCGGCTGAAATGTTGGAAGCCTCTGGATTGAAAAATGTAAATACATTCGATTCTGGATATACTTTTGGTCAAGGAATACATGAAATGGGTACTGCTAGAATGGGTAGAGACCCAAAGACATCTGTTCTTAATGGTAACAACCAAGTTTGGGATGCGAAAAATGTATTTGTAACAGATGGAGCATGCATGACTTCTGCTGCTGCGCAAAACCCATCTTTGACATATATGGCGCTTACAGCAAGAGCTGCTGCATTTGCTGTAGAAGAACTTAAAAAAGGTAATCTATAA
- a CDS encoding sugar phosphate isomerase/epimerase family protein, which translates to MKTIKGPAIFLAQFADDKAPFNNLKGICEWMASVGYYGVQIPSWDPRMIDLQKAAESQTYADEVKGIVNEAGLEITELSTHLQGQLVAVHPAYNELFDGFAPANLAGNLKGKTEWATQQLKYAAKASKNLGLTAHATFSGALMWHTVYPWPQRPAGLVDTGFTELSKRWMPILDTFEENGVDLCYELHPGEDLHDGITFEMFLEKVNNHKRANILYDPSHFVLQCLDYLEFIDFYHERIKMFHVKDAEFNPTGKQGVYGGYQSWIDRAGRFRSLGDGQVDFSGIFSKLSQYDFDGWAVLEWECAIKHPEQGAIEGAQFISDHIIRVTDKAFDDFAGAGSDEAFNKKILGI; encoded by the coding sequence ATGAAAACTATAAAAGGTCCAGCGATATTTTTAGCTCAATTCGCTGATGACAAAGCACCGTTCAATAACCTAAAAGGAATCTGTGAGTGGATGGCTTCTGTAGGATATTATGGTGTACAGATTCCTTCTTGGGATCCGAGAATGATCGATTTGCAAAAAGCTGCTGAAAGTCAAACATACGCAGATGAAGTAAAGGGAATTGTCAATGAAGCAGGACTTGAAATCACAGAGCTTTCCACACACCTTCAAGGTCAGTTAGTCGCTGTTCATCCTGCATACAATGAACTTTTCGATGGTTTTGCGCCAGCGAATTTAGCAGGAAACTTGAAAGGAAAAACAGAATGGGCTACACAGCAATTGAAATATGCTGCGAAAGCCTCCAAGAATCTTGGATTAACAGCCCATGCGACATTTTCTGGAGCATTGATGTGGCATACTGTCTATCCATGGCCCCAGCGACCTGCTGGATTGGTGGATACTGGATTCACTGAACTGTCAAAAAGGTGGATGCCGATTTTAGATACTTTTGAAGAAAATGGGGTAGATCTTTGCTATGAATTGCATCCAGGAGAGGATCTTCATGATGGGATTACTTTTGAGATGTTTTTAGAAAAAGTCAATAACCACAAGCGTGCAAATATTCTTTATGACCCAAGTCATTTTGTGTTGCAATGCTTAGATTATTTGGAATTCATTGATTTCTACCACGAACGCATTAAAATGTTCCATGTCAAAGATGCAGAATTCAATCCAACAGGAAAGCAAGGTGTGTATGGAGGTTATCAAAGTTGGATTGATCGAGCAGGAAGATTCCGCTCGCTAGGAGATGGACAGGTGGATTTTAGTGGTATATTTAGCAAACTATCTCAATATGATTTTGATGGCTGGGCTGTTTTGGAATGGGAGTGTGCGATCAAGCATCCGGAGCAAGGAGCCATTGAAGGGGCTCAATTTATATCAGATCATATTATAAGAGTTACAGATAAAGCTTTTGATGACTTTGCGGGAGCAGGTTCTGATGAAGCTTTCAATAAAAAAATATTAGGAATTTAA
- a CDS encoding hydroxypyruvate isomerase family protein: MKINRRTSLKKMLMGTLTASALPLIRLKANPMKKSNLKGNVNHAVCAWTMNHLSLDELCKAIKKIGFNAIDLVGPKDWHILQANNVECSMCNGAEVSLEKGFNNKAYHEQLVKNYTEVIPLVAKAGYKNLICFSGNRDGMDDETGLQNSVEGLKRIINLAEQHHVTLVMELLNSKIDHPDYMCDNTSWGVELCKRLGSDHFKLLYDIYHMQISEGDLIRTIKNNHQYIAHYHTAGNPGRNEINDNQEINYPAVVKTIVSTGFKGYICQEFMPKATDKIASLEEAVQICDV; encoded by the coding sequence ATGAAAATCAATAGACGGACTAGCTTAAAGAAGATGTTGATGGGCACGCTAACTGCTAGTGCGCTTCCGTTGATCAGGCTTAAAGCTAACCCTATGAAAAAATCAAATTTGAAAGGAAACGTGAATCATGCGGTTTGTGCATGGACAATGAATCATTTATCTCTAGATGAACTTTGCAAGGCTATCAAAAAAATCGGCTTCAATGCCATAGATTTGGTTGGCCCCAAAGACTGGCATATTCTTCAAGCCAACAATGTCGAATGCTCTATGTGTAATGGAGCCGAAGTAAGTCTTGAAAAAGGCTTCAATAACAAAGCTTATCATGAACAACTTGTAAAAAACTACACCGAAGTTATCCCATTGGTTGCTAAAGCCGGATATAAAAACCTTATCTGCTTTAGTGGAAATAGAGATGGCATGGATGATGAAACAGGACTTCAAAATAGTGTGGAAGGACTAAAAAGAATAATCAATTTAGCTGAGCAGCATCATGTCACCTTAGTGATGGAATTGCTCAATAGCAAAATAGATCATCCTGATTATATGTGTGACAATACTTCTTGGGGTGTGGAATTATGTAAAAGACTTGGTAGTGATCATTTTAAGCTACTTTATGATATTTATCATATGCAGATTAGTGAAGGTGATTTGATTCGTACGATCAAAAATAACCATCAATACATCGCCCATTACCATACAGCCGGTAATCCTGGAAGAAATGAAATTAATGATAACCAAGAAATCAATTATCCGGCAGTTGTGAAGACCATCGTTTCGACTGGTTTCAAAGGTTATATCTGTCAGGAATTCATGCCAAAAGCAACTGATAAAATAGCTTCACTTGAAGAAGCAGTCCAAATTTGTGATGTTTAA